GGTTTCGGTGCCGATCCGGCCGCCGCGTCGAAGTCCTTGAGCGTGAACTTCTCCGCCCACTCCGCTGCGAGTTCCTCGTCGGAGTCGAGAGCCTTCTTGAACTTCGAGTGCCACGGCAACTGCCACGCGAGGCGGTGAAGTTTGGCCCACGGGTGGACTCCTCGAAAGAAGTCGAGGAGGTCCAGCCCGTTGAGCTCGTGGTGGAGGTCGTACTCGAGTTCGTCACCGAACTCGTCGACGAGCTCGACTGTCTCGATCAGTCGTCGGATGGCACGGCCGAGAGCTTCCGCGCTTTTCCCTTGTCACCGTTGAAGTGATCGAAGATGTCCTGCAGGAGCGACGACAGCACAGACGCCGGCACATCCTCGTAGGCGTCGAGAATCTTCTCGGCCTTCTTCGCGCCGAACAGGATCTCCAGCTGTTCGTCTTCGTCGTCGGTGCGCTTGAGCCGACGCGCCTGTCCGCCGCTGATCTGCTCCACGCGGACGGTCGTGCCATCCGGGAGGTCGAATTCGACGGGCTCACGCTCCGCCTCTCGTACGCGTGCGTCCCAGCCTGCGAGCTTCTTGGCCATGATGGTGTCTCCGATCGGTTGTTACTTGGTGGTGGGCTTGGTGTCCGGCTTCGCAGCCGCGGCGGGAGCCGTCGGCTCGGATGCCGGTGTGGGTGCCTGCTTCGGCACGTCCTTGGGTGCGACGAAGCCGCGCGAGAGCGCGGTGTGCAGCGCGGTCGGCGTCTCGCAGACCCACTGCTCCTTGGTCTTCGGGTGGGTGAGGGTGACGGGAAGGTCAGCCATGATGTCCTCCAGGGGACGGTGTCTCCGATTTCGGGTGGAATGTGGCCCGCGCGGCGCTCGGAGACGGTGACGCCGCGCGGACCACGATCAAAGGGGCGACCTACGGGGTCGCCGGGCCGAAGCCGTGGCCGGCGGTACCGCGGGCCTTGAAGCCCGGTCCGCCGATGAAGAACGCCTCGCTGTAGCCGACGGCCGGGTCAGGCTGGCCGGTCATCGTCATCGGGAACGCGAACTCGTCCTCAGCCGAGAACGACGAGGAGTCGACCTCGGTGATCTGCGCCTTCGGATAGAACCGACCGAAATACGTGGCCTGCGGACCGCTGCGGTCGCGAGCGATGATGAACGCGCGGAAGTCGATCAGACCCGGGGTGATCGGACGCGTGAACGTCACCTCACCGGTGTCCGCGTCGATGACGACACCCGACAGGTCCAGTCCGAAGTACTTCTCGAGCGAAGACCGCTTGAACTCCTGCAGGGCGTAGTTGATCGTGACGTCTTCCTTCTGGACGTCGCGTCGCGTCGGCGACGCGTAGCCCAGCGATTCAGTCTCGGAGATGTCGCGGTCGGCGCCGAACTCGAAGCCGCCGTCCTTCTTGATCAGGCCCGCAGGGATGTAGCCAGTCGGCAGCGTCGACAGGATCGGCGGACCGCCTGCTACACCTGCCTCGGTCATCTTCTCCGGGATCTCCGCGTCGGCTGGTCCGAAGAACAGGACCGCGCGGGTGAACTTCATGATGTTGCCGGCGTTGTCCTTCGCCAGCTGATCGAGATCGGCCATGACGGCCCTCCTCAAGGGTTGAGTGAACGCACCCACGCCGGACAGCGGGGTGCGAGGTGATAGGGAGTTGCGCGCCTGGCGCTTAGATCGGCGGCCGCATGTCGATGCGGACCGTCTGGACGACACGACGGTCGTCCGGGTTCTCTGTCGGGATCTGCTGCCCGGCCACCAGGACACGGGCGTGATCGACCCAGACTCCGGCGACGTCGCCACCAGATGCGAGAGCGTTGATGCGGTCACGGACCTTCGACGCGAGCTCCCACGCCTGGGGTCGGTCGACGTGCCAGACGTCGACCTGCACCTCCGCGCGGTCAGTCACGCCATCGTCGGTGCCACCGATGCGGGTGACGAGTAGGACCGGCAAACGCTGCTCGAAGTCCTTCGGAATCCACTTGCACGCGTACCCGAGATCCGTCAGGAGGTTCTCGGCGACCTGCTCGGCATCCGGGAACCCGACAGCCGCCGTCATGAGCTCAGCTCACGTGCGACGTCGCGGAGAACGTGACGTGCCTTGGATGCTCGGTTACCGAACTCGACAGCGGCGGCGTGCGGCGCGTCAGCCTCAGCCTCTCCGATCCACCGGCCATCGCGACCGCGAACGGTACGGGCCGTCACCGACCCGACGAGTTCACCAGTCTGACGAGGGAGGCGCGCAGCGATCATGATCGCCGCGGTATCCGCCGACTGCTGGGCGAAGTAGCGGAGACCGTTCGACGCCAGCAGCCGAGCCATTCCGGAACGGTCACTGGTGTAGCGGCCACCTGGGGCCGTCCAGTTTCCTACCATCAGTCGACCTCCTCGATCGAGAGTGTCGAGCCAGGACGCCACCCGGTGAATGGGGATTCGACAGGCAGCACCCGGCCGACCGCGTTCCACTTCCCCGGGATTCCTCGAATGATGATCGTGTCGTCCGCACCGATGTCGGGCGTGTGATCGAAGATCAACGTCGCCGTCGTCACGCTGCGGGGTCCACGGTCCGAGGTCTCTGTCGACGATCCCCACTGGACGCCGACATGCTCGATACTGGCCGCCAGGGCCAGGGAGCGGTCGCCGTCCCGGTTGCGGGCACCTCGCCAGACCTCGACGGTCGAGCCGTGCCGGAACTTCATCAGGCTCCCAGCATCGTCATCGAGATCGCACCGCGGTTGAGCCCGAGGGCATCTTCGATCTTCTGCGTGTCGGCAGAGGAGATGTACAGGGCGCCGTCGGGGTTGGCGACCTGTCGGGTCGTCGAGTGCGAGAACCCGAGTGCGGTCTCCGACGCTGTCGTCGATGCCACGCCGGCCTCGTCGTCGTCGACCGACATCGCCCGACGGACCATCGCGCACACGACCATGCGTGCCGCGCCCGCACCGGCGGCGGCGAGCGCCGGGTAGCGGTTCGCGAGCATCTCCGACGCGTCACCGAGCAGCACTGCTGCCCGGCTGAGCTCGGTCGTGTCCATCGGGCGCCACCGATCGACGAGGTCGGTGGTTGTGGCGAAGTCAGCCATTGGCCTTCGCCCGCGTGCGCCGCGGCTTCGGCTCCGGCTCCGGCTCAGGTTCCGGCTCGGGCTCAGGCTCAGGTTCCGGCTCAGGCTCCGGATCCACGAGAGACTCGACGACACGATCACCCACTGCGACTGCCTGCGCAGCGTCAAACGACGCGACGTACTCGTCATGGACATCGATCTCATCTCCACTCTCGGCCGTACGTGGATGCCCCTCGACATCCACGTACGACGCGAGCGTGACGACTACGCGGCGCTTCATCAGCCCGCCAGACCGGTGACCTTGACGACCGAGAACGGGTTCGTCACGACGTACACCGGGCGGACGCTGGACTGGACCCAGGTGCGCTCGGTCTCCTGCTCACGCCAGGTCTCCGTCGACAGCGGCTTCTCCAGACGCTGCTCACCGACCTGACGCTCCGCGACGACCCACGCAGTACCCGCGGGCACCTGGTTCGACGCCACCATGTCGACGTTCCAGTTAGCGAGAACGTCCTTCCACTGGTTGCCGTACACCGTCTGGAACGCCGACTTCTGGTTCGGGTTCACGATCCACAGCGAGAACTGCACGCCCAGCTCAGCCTTGTCGGCGATCAGCTGAGCCGCCGCGAGATCGGCCGCCGGCCAGCCCTGCGCCGACGTCTGACCGGCACCCGAGGTGACGACCGCACCCCAGTTGTGACCGGTCATGGTCTGCGCGGCAGCACCCAAGGCAGTCATCTCCGCGTCGAGGACGCCGAGCGCTCGAGCGTGAATCTTGCGCTGGATGGTGTTCGCCAGGCGCTGGGTGCCGACCTGGATCTGGTTGTTGTCGTTGCGGTCGCGTGCCTCGTCGGTGACGAAGAACTTGCCGCCGAACTTCTCGACCTGCGCGACGCGCGGCTCCTGCCGCTCGAAGTCGACGATCGGGAACTCCGCGCCGGGAGCGACCTGCTGAACGTCGCGGTCACCCTTGACGAACAGGTCGTTCTTGGTCAGCTGGTCGTAGACGACCGCGCCGCCGGAGGTGCCCCCGCCGTTGGCGAAGATCCGGTCGGCGAAGTAGCCCTTGAGCGTCAAGTCCGACAGGTACCGCGTGATGCGGGTCGGCTCCTTGAGCATCAGGTCGACAGTGATGTCGTTGCCAGTCAGCGTGGGAGCCGCGAGCGGGTACTGGATTGCGTTGCTCATGTCTGTCCTCCTTCTCAGTACAGTTCGATGAACACGTCGGCGTCAGCGGTGCCAGCGTCGAGTGCACGGCCGACGGCCGTACCGGAGGCGAGCTTGGCGGCCTTGCCGCCAGCGCCGACCTCGACCTCGTCGCCAGCAGCGAGCGTGCTGCCTGCGGTGACGGGCAGGATCGTCTTGGCGCCACGGATCACCGCGACGGTTCCGTCCTTCGGTGCGTCGAATGCTGCGACGCCGAATGCGAGTGCCCCGGCTGCCGCAGGTGCGACCTTGACGAGCTGGCCCGCCATCGCGCCGGACACGTTGACGAACGTCTTGCCCTTGACCGCAGCGGTCGGCGTCGCGGAGACGTCGGCACCCGGGCGGTACAGGGGAATGGCCTCATTTGCCATGAGGAGATCTCCTTACTGGTTGGGCAGGTGGTTGGGTCGCCACGCTGCCGGGTAGGAGTCGTCCGCGGGTGCGGGCGACTCAGGTGAAGCTCCGGGCTTCAACGACTCCACCGGCCGATCGGTCGGGGGCCGCGCAGAAGCCGAGCGTGCGGCAAGCCGCTTCGCCCGGGCTTCCAGTTCCTCTCGGGTGCCGGACCCGAGGAAGTCGTAATCGTCAGGCGCAATGCCGTACTCAGCAGCGACCGCCGCGAGCTCGTTCTGCGCGCGCAGGTCGGCGAGTTCACGCTCGAGTGCCTCGGCACGTTCGGTCTGTCGCTGCAGGTCGGTCTTGTCGGCCTCCTGCGCCTGCCGCTGCGCTTCGGCGAGCGGCTTCGCGTCCTGGTACTTGGTGCGCCAGTTCGCGGACTCCTTGCGGAGCTTCGCGACCTCGGCGCGCAGGACCTCCGGCGACGCATCGTCGAGCGATCGCGACGTCTCCGGTTCGGCCACCGCGGACGCTCCCGACGTCTCCGTGGTGTGCGGCGCCTGGTCTGCGGGCGGCTCAGCCCCCTCCGGCGACGGTGTCGCGGCAGGGTCGGTGATCGGTGCACTCATGGGTTGCCCTCCTGGGGTGTGATTCGTGTGCAGCACGAGATCCCCGAACCTCGTCGAGGCCGGGGCGGGAATGTGGTGGGTATGAAAAAGCCCCGCAACCAGGGGCTACGGGGCTATCAAGGTGGAAGTTGTTACGCTACGCGGTCGATCACCGCGGCAAAACCGCTCGATCGAAGACTGGCGATGAGCGATGGATCTAGTTCAGCGCGTCGCGCTGCGACGAACCGCGCGACTGCAGATTCTTGCTGTGTCCAATCCGAGTCGAGTACCCCAAGGTGCCGGAGAAGCCCGCGTGACGTCGCTGGCATGTACGAACCTGGTGCCACCAGGACAAGATCGTCCGTGAATCGGCTCATTAGACGCTCCTCCACAGGTCGACGACTATCACCGGCAACGTACTTGATCGATCAACTCCGACTATACGCATCGAGATCCCCGGCGGGAACAAGACTTCGCGCTGGTAGGCCAGCTTCGGATCACCGATCGGGGCGAGGTAAGCCGCTGGTGTCCCCTTCCTCGCGCGTACCCGAATCATCGCGTTTCCTCCGCGTAGTGACGGCTGTGAGAACTCCCTCTCTGCAACCTCTCGGGCGGACGTCGCTGCGGTGAACTGGTTTGGGGTGAACTCTCGTCCGATGAGGCTTTCCAGATCCGACGACTGCATGCCGAACGTCGCTTCACACGAACGGATCCCACGCCACAGCTCGCGATCCTGCGCGAGTTCGTGGGAGTAGACGAGATCTTCCATCTCATCTCGCACGGAGCGAGCTTCCGCATCGTCTGCGGTCGGCTGTTGGACTCGTTGATAGAAGCGGTCAGTCCCTTGCCAGCGTGTGACCGCTTCGATCTCATCAGCGGTTCGTTCTTG
This genomic window from Gordonia sp. PDNC005 contains:
- a CDS encoding DUF3168 domain-containing protein, translating into MTAAVGFPDAEQVAENLLTDLGYACKWIPKDFEQRLPVLLVTRIGGTDDGVTDRAEVQVDVWHVDRPQAWELASKVRDRINALASGGDVAGVWVDHARVLVAGQQIPTENPDDRRVVQTVRIDMRPPI
- a CDS encoding Gp19/Gp15/Gp42 family protein; the protein is MADFATTTDLVDRWRPMDTTELSRAAVLLGDASEMLANRYPALAAAGAGAARMVVCAMVRRAMSVDDDEAGVASTTASETALGFSHSTTRQVANPDGALYISSADTQKIEDALGLNRGAISMTMLGA
- a CDS encoding major capsid protein, which gives rise to MSNAIQYPLAAPTLTGNDITVDLMLKEPTRITRYLSDLTLKGYFADRIFANGGGTSGGAVVYDQLTKNDLFVKGDRDVQQVAPGAEFPIVDFERQEPRVAQVEKFGGKFFVTDEARDRNDNNQIQVGTQRLANTIQRKIHARALGVLDAEMTALGAAAQTMTGHNWGAVVTSGAGQTSAQGWPAADLAAAQLIADKAELGVQFSLWIVNPNQKSAFQTVYGNQWKDVLANWNVDMVASNQVPAGTAWVVAERQVGEQRLEKPLSTETWREQETERTWVQSSVRPVYVVTNPFSVVKVTGLAG
- a CDS encoding capsid cement protein, encoding MANEAIPLYRPGADVSATPTAAVKGKTFVNVSGAMAGQLVKVAPAAAGALAFGVAAFDAPKDGTVAVIRGAKTILPVTAGSTLAAGDEVEVGAGGKAAKLASGTAVGRALDAGTADADVFIELY